TTCATTTTTTTATCCAATTTTCTTGCTATGCCATTCCAAGCTTTTTCCAGTATAAGCGGGTACAGTTCTGTAAATTTCTCTCTATCCTTAATCCTGTCTAGCCTAGAAATTTGCCTTTCAATCGCCATCCTAATACCTTCCTCAAACTCTTCAAGCCCATCTTCTACAGGTTCATCTACGTTCTTGAGTTTAGGAAGCTGTACGTACTCTATAAGTCCACTGTCGTTTAAAGCTTCTCCCAGGTACTCATGTATTCCATTTAACCTGCTTACTACCACTCTAAGCCCTGAAGCCAATGCCTCTACAGTAACTAGAGACAGACCTTCATAGAATGATGGAAGCACAAATAAATCGGAGTCTCTGAACAGGTCAGCCAGTTCATCTTGAGACACCTGCCCCTTGAGTGTCAGTTTTTTTTCACACTTTCTTATCTCTGCCATGACCCTTTCGCCTTCCTCGCCTTCTGCATTTCCGACTAGAATAAGCTCCAAATCATCCTCTAGCTTTTCGTAGGCTTTCAAAAGAGAGCTTACCCCTTTTGAGTAGCTGAGCTTACCAACGTATACAGCCTTTACCCTGTCTTTTTTAAGTGTGCTCTCAAGATTTGCGAGGTGAAATTTTTCAGAGTCGAACCCTCCTCCTATCACTTCAATTTTTTCTCTATCTATTCCATACAGCTCTGATATATCCTGCTTTTGTTCACTGCTGAGAGCATAAACCCAGTCAAGTTTTCTACAATTTTTCACTATGTAATCCCTGTACTTGCAACCCTTCTTAAGCTGCCTTATATCTGTCCCATGGCAAAATGCAATTACAGGTATGTCTTTAATCAGCTCTGCCACTAAACCAGTCATGGCCCAAAGGTGATGCGTCACCACTACATCTGGTTTGTAATCCTCTACTGATTCCAGGATTTTTTCTTTGAAACTCTGCTTCCAAACTTCCATCATATCCTCTGTCATATCACAGTACTTCACGCTTTTATATGGCATAGTATCACTCATGCCAGGAATGTTGAATGGAATTTCATCTGTCCCGAACTCTAGCACATACTCTCTTTCAACTCCTATGCCACCTAGGTCGAACTTGTCTCCTGAGTTCACAGCATAGAGTGCACTTTGAATATAGTTTAGTTTAGACAATTCTTTTATCACAGACCTGAAATACACACCACTTCCTGTTCTCTCTGGATACTGCGATATCATATGTAGTACTCTAACATTCAAATTAAATCTCTCCCCTTTAAACAGAAATACAAGGGAGACAGCTAGGTCTCCCTTGTATTTTAATTCTCTTTTCTATTCTTCTGTCTCGCTTTCCTCTAGCTTGTTCTCACCTATAGGCTTCATAGTAGGGAACAGTATTACGTCCCTTATAGACGGCTGATTCGTAAGTATCATTATAAGCCTGTCGATTCCTATTCCAAGACCACCTGTAGGCGGAAGACCTACCTCTAGAGCCCTTATAAAGTCCTTGTCCATCATATGGGCTTCATCGTTTCCAGACTCTCTCTCTTCTATCTGCTTTTCGAACCTTCCCTTTTGATCTATTGGATCGTTAAGCTCAGAGAAAGCATTGGCTATCTCCCAGCAGTTTACGAAAGCTTCGAATCTATTTGTTATTCTAGGGTCGTCTGCATTTCTCTTTGCAAGCGGCGAAACCTCTACAGGGTGATGAAGTATGAAAGTAGGCTGGTCTAAATGCGCCTCTCCAAACTCTTCAAACAGCTCGTTTATTATATGACCTCTAGTCATGCCATCTGTCACTTCTATTCCCTTCTCTTTGGCAACAGCTTTGGCCTCTTCGTCAGTCTCTATCTGGCTGAAGTCGACTCCTGCGTATTCCCTAACAGCGTCTTCCATAGACAGCCTTCTCCAAGGTGGAGTCAGATCTATGTCCTTGCCCTGGTAGTTTATCTTAGTAGTCCCTAACACTTTTTCAGCAACGTATGCAACTAGCTTCTCAGTTATATCCATCATATCGTTGTAGTCAGCATAAGCTTGGTAAAGCTCTATTGCCGTGTACTCTGGATTGTGCTTTATGGACATTCCCTCATTTCTAAACATCCTGCCCATTTCATATACCTTGTCAAATCCACCTACGATAAGCCTCTTCAAGTAAAGCTCGTTCGCTATTCTAAGGTACATGTCAAGGTCAAGTGTATTGTGGTGAGTCACGAAAGGTCTAGCAGTCGCTCCTCCAGCAAGTGTGCTCAGTATAGGTGTCTCAACCTCAAGAAAGTCTCTGTCGTCTAAAAACTCTCTTATGGCCTTTATTATCTTAGATCTCAATATAAAGCTCTCTTTGACTTCAGGGTTCATTATGAGATCCACATGTCTTTGACGGTATCTAAGGTCCTGGTCCTTGAGTCCGTGGAATTTTTCAGGCAGTATCTGAAGCGACTTGGAAAGCAGCTTTATTTCGCTTACCTTTATAGACACTTCGCCCATCTTTGTCTTGAATACTTCTCCAACTACACCTACGATATCCCCTATGTCGTAGGTTTTGAAGTGTTCATAGTCCTCTTCGCCTACATTGTCCACTTTTACAAATAGCTGAATTCTGCCTTTGCTGTCCTGTATATCGGCAAAACTTGCCTTTCCATGCCCTCTCTTGGACATTATTCTTCCAGCAAGCGAAACCTCTTTGCCTTCGAACTGCTCGTAGTTATCGGCTATTTCGTCGCTTTTATTTGATACATCGTATGTCTCTTCCTTGAATGGGTCTTTCCCCATTTGCTTGAGATCTTCTAGCTTCTGCCTTCTGAGCAGGAGCATTTCATTTAAATTGTTTTCTTCTACAGACATCCACTCGCCTCCCTGTGCTATTTATTTATAGAAAGAACTTCGTACTTCGCTATTCCATCTGGAACTTGCACTGGAACTATATCTCCTACTTTTTTCCCCAAGAGAGCAGTTCCGACTGGAGATTCGTTTGATATCTTTCCTTCGCAAGGATCTGCCTCAGCCGATCCAACTATTGCATATGCTATAACTTCATCGTAGTCTAAGTCCTTTATCTCTACTTTCGATCCTACACTCACTATATCTGAAGATATGTCGTCGTCGTCAATGACTGTAGCGTTCCTAAGCAACGACTCCAGCTTCAGTATCCTCTCTTCAAGCCAAGCTTGTTCGTTCTTGGCTTCATCGTACTCCGAGTTTTCACTTATGTCTCCGAAGTCCAATGCTTGCTTTATTCTCTCTGCAACTTCTCTTCTTCTGACCGTTTTCAGTTCTTCTAGCTCAGCTTCTATCTTCTTTAGCCCTTCACTGGTTAAGAGCGTCTCTTTTTCCGCCATTTACATCCACCTCTAATTTTTATTTTATTCTATTGAATCTGCGAAATCTCTCTGTAAATATATACTCGCTGTTTCCCTTTTGCGGGGCTCAGATGAAGAATATTATAGTTTAGTAGCTCTACATTGTCAAGTTGAGCTGATTTCTGTAGTTGCACAGAATATCGTATATATCTTCTTTTGACCTTGTCTTGTTTATTTTGTCCTTTATTTCAGCCGATCCCCTCAGCCCCTTGAGATACCATGCTACATGCTTTCTTATCTCTCTTGTAGCCAGAACCTCTCCTTTGTTCTCTATCAGAAGCTCAAAATGCTTTACCGACATGTCTATTTTCTCATCCGGCAAAGGCTCTCTGTAGTTGCCACTCGCTAGAAGCTCATTCCCCATCTTAAATATCCAAGGGTTGCCTCTAGCACCTCTGCCTATCATAACTCCGTCGCAGCCTGTGTATTCAATCATCTTGCTGATGTCCTCAGGCTTGAATATATCTCCGTTTCCGATTACAGGAATAGAGACACTTTGCTTTACCTCTCTTATTATATCCCAGTCAGCAACTCCAGAGTAAAACTCCTCTCTGGTCCTTCCATGTATTGTTAAGGCCGATGCCCCCTCTGCTTCTATGGCCTTCGCCACTTCAACTGCATTTATGCTCTCATCGTCCCAGCCTTTTCTTATCTTTATAGTTACAGGCTTGTCTGAGGCCCTCACAGCTGTTTTTACGATTTCTGAAACCCGCTTTAAATCTTTCATAAGGGCGCTGCCGTAGCCGTTCTTCACTATCTTGGGTGCAGGGCATCCCATGTTTATGTCCAGTATCTCAAAGCTGTCATTTCTATTCAGTTTTTCCTCTATAACTTTTTTAAAGACCACTGGGTCCGCTCCAAAGATCTGAAGCGCTGTAGGCCTCTCATCTCTGTCTATAGTCATAAGCTCTTCCGTCTTATCGTCGTCATAGTAAAGACCGTTTATGCTGACCATCTCCGTAAAGAGAAGCCCTACACCCATTTGCTTGCATATGACCCTGAAGCTTCGATCTGTAACGCCCGCCATGGGGGCTAGAAAGATATTGTTTTCAAGCTCTAAATTCGCTATCTTCATATTCTCTCAGACACTCTCCTCTATTTGTTTCTCTCATATATAATCCTAAGGCCCTCTAGTGTAAGCTGGCCGTCCACTTTCGTTATGGTCCTAGACTCTGAAGCTATTAACTTAGAAAGCCCCCCTGTAGCCACAACTTCCACCACTTCAGAGTCCATCTCTCTCTTCATTCCATCCACAATGGCGTCCACCATCCCGGCGTACCCGTATATTATGCCCGACTGCATGCTGGAGACTGTATTCCTGTTTATGACAGTCTTAGGCTTTACAAGCTCTACTTTGGGCAGTTTTGAAGCTTTGTTGAACAGAGCCTCTGTAGATATATTTATCCCCGGAGATATAGCTCCTCCTAGATACTCCCCCTGCTCCGAAATTGCACAGAATGTCGTGGCAGTGCCGAAGTCTACTATTATAAGGGCCCCCCCGTACTTCTCATATCCAGCTATGGCATTTACTATCCTGTCCGCTCCAACTTCTTTAGGGTTTTCGTACTTTATATTCAGTCCAGTCTTGATCCCTGGCCCTACAACTATAGGCTCTCTGCCAAAGTAGTTTTTGCTCATCTTCTCTAAAGCGTGCATTATGGTAGGTACTACCGAAGATATTATGACTGACTTTATAGACCTCTTGTCTATGCCCTCGTATTCAAAAAACTGACTTACCAGAATACCGTATTCGTCGTATGTCTTGTTCTTGTCTGTGGATATCCTCCAGCTCTTTATCAGCACTTCCTTAGAGTATATTCCCAAAACTATATTGGTATTTCCCACGTCTATAACCAGTATCAAATATTTCACCTTCTCTTTTATTTTTCCTATACATTTTATCAGCTTTATTTGTTCTATACAACCACACTTCTAAACGTAGCCATGAATTCCCCTTATAGATACCTCTCCTGAAAACACAGACTCCCGATTTCCATCTCCGTCTTCAACCACAAGTTCTCCGTCTTCGTTTATATCCACAGCTTTTCTCAGCATCTCACTCTTTCTGGATATGACCCTGACTTCTTTCCCAAGTAGAATGGAGTTGGCCTTGCATATCTCTATAGAGACCGATATGCTTCCCCGCTCTAAAAAGTCACTGTAGAGTTTTTCAAAGTTGTTGAGCACTGCTGAAGCTATCTTCTTTCTTTCAAACTCTTTTTTCTCCTCTAATTTCAGAGAGCTAGCCTTGTTCGCTATTTCCTCCGGAAAATCCTCTATGCCGTTATTTACATTTATCCCAATCCCCAGTGTTATATACTCCACTCTCATAAGCTCCCCAGTCATCTCTGTAAGTATGCCTGCAACTTTTTTCTCTTTGAGGATTATGTCGTTTGGCCACTTTATCTTCGCATCCACACCTGACTCTTTAAGACCTTTCACCACAGCAGCAGCGGCTACCTGAGTTATCTTAGGGGCGTCTTGGGGATATATATCAGGCTTTAGCAGTATACTCATGTATATGCCAGCTCCTTTTCTAGAAGTCCAGTTTCTCCCGAGCCTCCCTTTTCCGACACTCTGCTCCTCAGATATGACTACAAGCCCCTCTCTACTTCTATCTGCTCTTCTTTTGATTTCTTCATTTGTGGAGTCCACTGTATCTAAGTAAACTATCTCTCGGCCTATAAACTCAGTGCTCAAGAGAGGCCCTATCTCCTCTCTATCTAGCTTGTCAGGCGCAGACTTTAGCTTGTATCCCTTTCTGGATATGGACTCTATTTCATAGCCTTCTTCCTTAAGCTGGTTTATATGCTTCCAGATCGAAGTCCTAGACACTCCCAGGCTTTCGCTGAGTTCTTGTCCCGATACAAATTCCCCTTCAGCATTTTTTAAAAATCTCAGTATTTCAGATTTCAAATCCACCACTCCCTGTATAAAGCACAAAAGTACCCCTAAAACCTGGGATACTTTTGTGCTTAACTCTATTGTTTATCTCTGTCTGTATCTAGATCTTCCCGATCTATATTCAGCTTAGCTGTCTCTTCAAAGGATATCTCTTCATTTATATCTTCTTTAACTTCTTCTATTTCTTCTACTTCTTCTTTGACTTCCTCTTTGTAGTCTTCCATCGGAGGAAGCTCTTCGCCAGTGAACACCATCTCAAATTCCTTGGCATTCAGTGTTTCTCGCTCTAGAAGAGCCTTCGCTATTTCATGAAGCTTGTCTAGGTTTTCACTCAAAAGCTTTTCTGCTCTTTCGTAAGCTTCGTCCACTATAGTCCTCATCTCTTTGTCTATTGCGGCAGCTATGTCCTCGCTGTAGTCTCTCGCTCTAGCTAGGTCTTTGCCTATAAAGACTTCCTGGTCGTCAGATCCGTAAGTCATAGAGCCTAGGTTGTCGCTCATACCATAGCTTGTAACCATATTTCTTGCAATCTTCGTAACCCTGCTCAGGTCGTTTTGTGCGCCTGTGCTTATATCTCCAAGCACCAGCTTTTCAGCAAGCCTTCCTCCAAGCAGAATAACTATTTCATTCTCCATCTCAGACTTTATGCTGTAGTACCTTTCCTCTGTAGGAAGATTCATAGTGAACCCTCCAGCCCTTCCCCTAGGTATTATAGTTACCATGTGGACAGGATCGGCTTCAGGAATAAGTCTAGAGAGAAGGGCGTGTCCAGCCTCATGATATGCAGTCAGTTTTCTCTCTTTTTCACTTACAACTCTGCTCTTCTTCTCTGGCCCTGCTATTACCTTAGTCGAAGCCTCTTCTATAAGCCTCATAGGTATAGTCTTCAGGTTTTCTCTAGCAGAAAGCAGTGCCGCTTCATTTACTAGATTTTCCAAATCAGCAGGGGTAAATCCTGGAGTCCTTCTGGCCACCACTTTAAGGTCAACATCTCTGTCTAGTGGCTTTTTCTTTGTATGAATCTTAAGTATCTCTTCTCTTCCTCTTATATCTGGAGCTCCTACATATACCTGTCTGTCGAACCTTCCAGGTCTTAAAAGTGCAGGGTCTAATATGTCCGGCCTGTTTGTGGCGGCTATCATTATTATACCTTCGTTTTCTCCAAACCCATCCATCTCAACTAGAAGCTGGTTTAGAGTCTGCTCTCTTTCGTCGTGCCCTCCGCCAAGTCCTGCACCTCTTCTTCTACCTACAGCGTCTATCTCGTCTATAAACACTATACAAGGAGAGTTTTTCTTGGCCTGCTCAAACAAGTCCCTTACACGCGAAGCTCCAACCCCTACGAACATCTCCACAAAGTCTGAACCACTTATGCTGAAAAACGGAACTCCTGCCTCTCCAGCAACTGCCTTTGTGATATAGGTCTTACCTGTTCCAGGAGGACCCACCATGAGTACTCCTTTAGGGATTCTGGCTCCTAGGTCATTGTATTTTTTAGGGTTTTTCAAAAAATCCACTATCTCTTTAAGTTCTTCTTTCTCTTCGTCAAGTCCTGCTACGTCAGCAAAAGTGACTTTGCTTTCGTTTTCTTTCAACATCTTGGCCTTGCTCTTTCCGAAAGACATCACTTTACTTCCGCCACCTTGAGACTGCTGCATAAATACAAACCAGAATACCACAAATACCAATACGATAAATATGGTAGGCAGCATAGTTATAAACCAAGAGGTCTCAGGCTCAGCCTCACCTACAAGCTCTATCTTCTCTTCTTGAACAAGAGTCTTTAGATACTCTTGATAGAAGATGTCAGGACTGACAGGGAGCATCATGGAAAATGTATTTCCATCTTTCAGTTCACCCTTTGCCGTTCCGTCTTTAACTAAAGTTATGGTCTTTAAATTGTCTTGTTCTATTTGATTTACTAGCTGTACGTATCCTATCTGCTTTGGCTCTTCAAAGTCTTTGCTAAAAAGTGTGACCAAAATCAGCAGAGCCAAAAATATAACCAGGTAGGCGCTAATTCCTCTAAAAAATTTCTTCAACTATAGTCCTCCCCTCTTTAAAGCGATTTTCTTTTGAATCTTATGTTTTATTTGTTGTAAGTCTCTTCCTTGAGCACCGCAACTTCAGGGTAGTTTCTATATTTTTCAGCATAGTCTATCCCGTAGCCAACCACGAACTCGTCTGGAATGTCAAATCCCTTGTATTTTATCTCTACCTGTACTTTTCTTCTCTCAGGCTTGTCTAGAAGTGTACATATCTTTACACTGCTAGCCCCTCTTGACTTTAGGTTGTTTACAAGATAGCTAAGAGTAAGTCCTGTGTCTATTATGTCTTCCACTATGAGTATGTCTTTTCCCTCTATTTCAAGGTCTAAGTCCTTAAGTATCTTTACTACTCCTGAAGATACAGTTGAATGTCCGTAGCTTGAAACTGCCATAAAGTCCACTTCAAGAGGTATTTCTATGCTTCTAGCCAGGTCTCCTAAAAACATAAACGCACCTTTAAGCACTCCTACAAGCACAAGCTCTTTTCCTCTATAGTCCTCAGTTATCTGCGCTCCAATCGCTTTCACTCTCTGCTCTAGCTCTTCTTTCGTTACAAGTGTAGTCTTTATATCGTTCTTCATCTTTAATCCTCCCTTTTGATTTAACTTCTTAGCTTTTCAGATATTCCAGCACCAAAACTCTCTTGGTATTCGCTGTGACTCTTGCTTTTTCAGTGGATCTATATCCCACTATCCAAGCTATTTCTCCGTCGATCTCAATCAGCGGAGTCAACTCCCTGTCATCCTGTGGAACTTTCTCGTCTATGAAATAGTCTTTGAGCTTCTTCCTACCATTCATACCCAAAAATTTCACTTTGTCACCAGGCAATCTATTTCTTATGAAAATGTCTCCTGAGATTTGGTCATAGTCAAAACAAGAGCTGCAAGTCTCTTTCGCCTCTCCCTCAAACGAGCCTATCTCTACGACTTCAGATTTGAGAGTAGCACCTAGCTCTTTAAGCTTCAAACTTTCACCGACTTCTACCTTATAATTATATCTTATTACAGATCTTTTTTCACTTTTTTCTATAGATAATTCCCCGTAAGTCATCTTCGCCTTTATGCCCTTAAGCAGGTCTATGCTCTTCCCCGTCTTTGACATATCTGAAAACTCTGTCAAAATCCTGAGGTGTTTTTCCTCTAGCCCCTCTATGTCCCCTGTAAGCTTGAGCACAGCTATCCTCGCCACCCTGTATCTTATCGCAGGGTCAAGCGCTTTAAACTTGTCGTTGTCGAGAGTGACTGCGTCATTTTTTTCACGTACTAAAGTAATTCCGTACTCTCGTTCTGCCAGCTTATGCAGAAAGTCGGAGTCTCTTCTGGCCAACTCCGACATTCGACAGAGAGCGTCTGTGATTTTGGAGTTGAAGTTGTCTTCAATGTACGGAATAAGCTCTAGCCTTACCTTGTTTCTGGAGTATATATTTTCGAAGTTTGTCCTGTCAACTCTGGGCTCTAGACCATGATCTTCACAGTATTTCTCTATTTCAGATCTCGTCACGTCAAGCAGCGGTCTGACCACGTCACCGTTTACAAAGTCCATGCCTTTGAGTCCGTCTATTCCCGTCCCCCTCATAACTCTCATTATGACAGTTTCGGCCTGATCGTTCTTATTGTGTGCCACAGCTATCTTCCCTGTCTTGAGTTCGGTTTTGAGTATCTCTCTGAAGAAAGAGTACCTTATCTCTCTTCCAGCCTCTTCAGACGACAGATTCCTCTCTTTAGCGTAGCGGTTCATATCAGCCTTTTTCACATAGAAGGGGAGTCCGTAAACTTCAGCTAGCTTTCTTACATACTCTTCGTCTCCATCAGCTTCTTCCCCTCTCACTCCATGGTTTACATGGGCAATGTGAAGCTTGTATTTTTTGTATTTTGCAATCTCTTTAAGTACATGGAGCAACACAATAGAGTCATGCCCCCCCGAAACCCCTATAAGTACATTCTCGCCTTCTTCAAAAAGCCTGTGGCTTTCTATATTGTCCATTACGGCTTTAATCAACATATCTATCCCTCTGCTCAACTGGATTTGCAAATTAAAAAAACTGGGTCAACCCCAGTTATATTTACGCTTTACGGCTTTTTTGGGAAAGCCCCTTCCTTGAATCTTTTCTCTTAAGTTGGTCTTGCTTCTCTCCACTGTCTTTCAAGAACTTGTTAAGCTTGTCTTCAAAAGACAATCCCTTGACTTTATCATCTGTCTTAGTCCAGTCGATTTCAGCTGGTTTCTTTACAGTAGACTTC
This Andreesenia angusta DNA region includes the following protein-coding sequences:
- a CDS encoding glycosyltransferase family 4 protein yields the protein MISQYPERTGSGVYFRSVIKELSKLNYIQSALYAVNSGDKFDLGGIGVEREYVLEFGTDEIPFNIPGMSDTMPYKSVKYCDMTEDMMEVWKQSFKEKILESVEDYKPDVVVTHHLWAMTGLVAELIKDIPVIAFCHGTDIRQLKKGCKYRDYIVKNCRKLDWVYALSSEQKQDISELYGIDREKIEVIGGGFDSEKFHLANLESTLKKDRVKAVYVGKLSYSKGVSSLLKAYEKLEDDLELILVGNAEGEEGERVMAEIRKCEKKLTLKGQVSQDELADLFRDSDLFVLPSFYEGLSLVTVEALASGLRVVVSRLNGIHEYLGEALNDSGLIEYVQLPKLKNVDEPVEDGLEEFEEGIRMAIERQISRLDRIKDREKFTELYPLILEKAWNGIARKLDKKMKSLEFRQ
- the lysS gene encoding lysine--tRNA ligase; protein product: MSVEENNLNEMLLLRRQKLEDLKQMGKDPFKEETYDVSNKSDEIADNYEQFEGKEVSLAGRIMSKRGHGKASFADIQDSKGRIQLFVKVDNVGEEDYEHFKTYDIGDIVGVVGEVFKTKMGEVSIKVSEIKLLSKSLQILPEKFHGLKDQDLRYRQRHVDLIMNPEVKESFILRSKIIKAIREFLDDRDFLEVETPILSTLAGGATARPFVTHHNTLDLDMYLRIANELYLKRLIVGGFDKVYEMGRMFRNEGMSIKHNPEYTAIELYQAYADYNDMMDITEKLVAYVAEKVLGTTKINYQGKDIDLTPPWRRLSMEDAVREYAGVDFSQIETDEEAKAVAKEKGIEVTDGMTRGHIINELFEEFGEAHLDQPTFILHHPVEVSPLAKRNADDPRITNRFEAFVNCWEIANAFSELNDPIDQKGRFEKQIEERESGNDEAHMMDKDFIRALEVGLPPTGGLGIGIDRLIMILTNQPSIRDVILFPTMKPIGENKLEESETEE
- the greA gene encoding transcription elongation factor GreA, with translation MAEKETLLTSEGLKKIEAELEELKTVRRREVAERIKQALDFGDISENSEYDEAKNEQAWLEERILKLESLLRNATVIDDDDISSDIVSVGSKVEIKDLDYDEVIAYAIVGSAEADPCEGKISNESPVGTALLGKKVGDIVPVQVPDGIAKYEVLSINK
- the dusB gene encoding tRNA dihydrouridine synthase DusB, producing the protein MKIANLELENNIFLAPMAGVTDRSFRVICKQMGVGLLFTEMVSINGLYYDDDKTEELMTIDRDERPTALQIFGADPVVFKKVIEEKLNRNDSFEILDINMGCPAPKIVKNGYGSALMKDLKRVSEIVKTAVRASDKPVTIKIRKGWDDESINAVEVAKAIEAEGASALTIHGRTREEFYSGVADWDIIREVKQSVSIPVIGNGDIFKPEDISKMIEYTGCDGVMIGRGARGNPWIFKMGNELLASGNYREPLPDEKIDMSVKHFELLIENKGEVLATREIRKHVAWYLKGLRGSAEIKDKINKTRSKEDIYDILCNYRNQLNLTM
- a CDS encoding type III pantothenate kinase: MKYLILVIDVGNTNIVLGIYSKEVLIKSWRISTDKNKTYDEYGILVSQFFEYEGIDKRSIKSVIISSVVPTIMHALEKMSKNYFGREPIVVGPGIKTGLNIKYENPKEVGADRIVNAIAGYEKYGGALIIVDFGTATTFCAISEQGEYLGGAISPGINISTEALFNKASKLPKVELVKPKTVINRNTVSSMQSGIIYGYAGMVDAIVDGMKREMDSEVVEVVATGGLSKLIASESRTITKVDGQLTLEGLRIIYERNK
- a CDS encoding biotin--[acetyl-CoA-carboxylase] ligase, translated to MKSEILRFLKNAEGEFVSGQELSESLGVSRTSIWKHINQLKEEGYEIESISRKGYKLKSAPDKLDREEIGPLLSTEFIGREIVYLDTVDSTNEEIKRRADRSREGLVVISEEQSVGKGRLGRNWTSRKGAGIYMSILLKPDIYPQDAPKITQVAAAAVVKGLKESGVDAKIKWPNDIILKEKKVAGILTEMTGELMRVEYITLGIGINVNNGIEDFPEEIANKASSLKLEEKKEFERKKIASAVLNNFEKLYSDFLERGSISVSIEICKANSILLGKEVRVISRKSEMLRKAVDINEDGELVVEDGDGNRESVFSGEVSIRGIHGYV
- the ftsH gene encoding ATP-dependent zinc metalloprotease FtsH, producing MKKFFRGISAYLVIFLALLILVTLFSKDFEEPKQIGYVQLVNQIEQDNLKTITLVKDGTAKGELKDGNTFSMMLPVSPDIFYQEYLKTLVQEEKIELVGEAEPETSWFITMLPTIFIVLVFVVFWFVFMQQSQGGGSKVMSFGKSKAKMLKENESKVTFADVAGLDEEKEELKEIVDFLKNPKKYNDLGARIPKGVLMVGPPGTGKTYITKAVAGEAGVPFFSISGSDFVEMFVGVGASRVRDLFEQAKKNSPCIVFIDEIDAVGRRRGAGLGGGHDEREQTLNQLLVEMDGFGENEGIIMIAATNRPDILDPALLRPGRFDRQVYVGAPDIRGREEILKIHTKKKPLDRDVDLKVVARRTPGFTPADLENLVNEAALLSARENLKTIPMRLIEEASTKVIAGPEKKSRVVSEKERKLTAYHEAGHALLSRLIPEADPVHMVTIIPRGRAGGFTMNLPTEERYYSIKSEMENEIVILLGGRLAEKLVLGDISTGAQNDLSRVTKIARNMVTSYGMSDNLGSMTYGSDDQEVFIGKDLARARDYSEDIAAAIDKEMRTIVDEAYERAEKLLSENLDKLHEIAKALLERETLNAKEFEMVFTGEELPPMEDYKEEVKEEVEEIEEVKEDINEEISFEETAKLNIDREDLDTDRDKQ
- the hpt gene encoding hypoxanthine phosphoribosyltransferase, which encodes MKNDIKTTLVTKEELEQRVKAIGAQITEDYRGKELVLVGVLKGAFMFLGDLARSIEIPLEVDFMAVSSYGHSTVSSGVVKILKDLDLEIEGKDILIVEDIIDTGLTLSYLVNNLKSRGASSVKICTLLDKPERRKVQVEIKYKGFDIPDEFVVGYGIDYAEKYRNYPEVAVLKEETYNK
- the tilS gene encoding tRNA lysidine(34) synthetase TilS, with the translated sequence MLIKAVMDNIESHRLFEEGENVLIGVSGGHDSIVLLHVLKEIAKYKKYKLHIAHVNHGVRGEEADGDEEYVRKLAEVYGLPFYVKKADMNRYAKERNLSSEEAGREIRYSFFREILKTELKTGKIAVAHNKNDQAETVIMRVMRGTGIDGLKGMDFVNGDVVRPLLDVTRSEIEKYCEDHGLEPRVDRTNFENIYSRNKVRLELIPYIEDNFNSKITDALCRMSELARRDSDFLHKLAEREYGITLVREKNDAVTLDNDKFKALDPAIRYRVARIAVLKLTGDIEGLEEKHLRILTEFSDMSKTGKSIDLLKGIKAKMTYGELSIEKSEKRSVIRYNYKVEVGESLKLKELGATLKSEVVEIGSFEGEAKETCSSCFDYDQISGDIFIRNRLPGDKVKFLGMNGRKKLKDYFIDEKVPQDDRELTPLIEIDGEIAWIVGYRSTEKARVTANTKRVLVLEYLKS